TTTCGCTTCTGCCTTCCGGTGGGCTCCTTGCTATCTCTCATGGTCGAGCTCCGCGCAGGCGAACGAGCAGGGTCTCGAGCAGCACGCTCGGGTGCTGATCAGGGCGAGCGCCGTGGGCGAACATGTCCTCGAGGGTGGCGGCCACGGCCGCGGGGTCGAAGGGGCCGAAGCGACCGAGGAAGGAGCGCACGACCGCCTCGTCGAAGACGGCGGGGTCGAGGCGTTTCTGGAGCAGCGCGGTGACCTCGCTATCGCAGCGCAGACGGCGAGCCACAGCGCTCTCGGCGATCTGGCGGGGCGAGGGCTCGACAAAGGACTCCTTCTGGCGGCGCTCGACCAGGTGCGAGAGCCAGTCGACGGTCGGCGCGGCCGGCGCCGCGCTGACGCAGGGCTCAGCTTGCTTGGGCTTGGGGCGGCGGTGGGTCTCGACGAGGAAGGGGCGCACGCGCTCGACGAACTTGCCCTCGAGCCAGACCTCGATCTCGGCGAGCGTCTCGGGGTCGAAACGCACCTCGATGCGGCGGCGGCCGAGGGTGGTCTGGTAGCGCTCGCCGAGAAGAGAGAAGACACCGGATTTGTCGGGGCGGCGGTCCTCGCGCCAGAGGAAGGCGTCGCGGAGCTTGTCGTCGTCGGCGAAGCGGATGCGCTCGAGAGCCTTGCGCCAGCGGTCGAGGGGCTGCTCGCCGGTCTCGCCATGCGGCCTGCGGTTATATTCCACGTCGGACCAGGCGACGAAGGCCTCATTGAGCGCGTCCAGGGTCCTGATGCGCGGGCTGGACTTGAGCTCGGCCAGAAAGGCGCTGCGGATGAGCCGATTGAGCGCCTCGATCTTGCCGTGGCCCATCGGCCGCTTGCGGCGGGTGAAGATGGGACGGTGCATCCCGAGGGTGGCGACGATGTGCCGCATGTGCTTGGAGCGGTAGACCTTGCCGTTGTCGTAGTAGACGCGCCTGGGAGTGCCCCAGCGCTGGAGCGCCCGACGAAAGACCAGCTCGAGGGCGGGCAGCTCGCCGCGGAAGCTGAAGCGGCCGTGCAGGAGCAGGCGGCTGTGGTCGTCGAGGAAGGCATAGAGCCAGGCGCGGCGTGACTTGCCCGGTCGCGCAGGGTCGGGCAGCCAGGGTCCGGCGAGCAGGTCGCTCTGCCAGAGGTCATTGGGCGCGGCCGCCTCGAAGCGGTCGAGGTCCTCGGCGTCGGGGGTACGCGCCTTGGTCTGCGACAGACCCAGCGCCCGCAGCGTGCGGTGCAGGGTCGAGCGGCGGACGTGACCGGGCTCGACGAGCTTGGTTTCCTCGGCGATGTGGATGAGCCGGTCGAGCGAGCGCTCGGGCACGTCGCGCTTGAGCTGGGCGACGAGCTCGACCTGCTCGGGCGTGAGCGCGGTGGCGCCGCGGCGCGAACGGACCTGGTCCTCGAGGCCGGCAAGCCCGCCCTCGCGATAGCGGCGTGCCCAGCTGCGAATCGTCTCGGCGGCGACGGTGAGCGGCTGTCCTTGAGGGTCGAGCCAGGTGCGCGAGGCGAGCTTCTCGAGCAGCGGCCGCTTCTGGCCGCGCCCGGGCTCGAGCGCGAGGTAGGCGCTGATGATCTGATAGCGGCAGAGCGCCATCGCCCGTCTGGGGTCGTCTTCGTCGTCGTAGTGGTCGGCCATGGCATCTTTCACCTCCGTGCTGTCCAGCCTGCTCCAGGGACACCACGAGGCCGACGACCTCTTCTGTGGGAACGGATGGGGTCAAGGACTGGCAGCGCGGCGTGCAGTCGGCTACCTTCGTCTCCCAGGAGGCGGGAGCCGCAGAGTCAGATCGGGAATGACCTCTCGGTGGCGCTCATCCTCCCGCGAGCCTCGGCCAGGAGCAGTGCAGCAGGAGTCGATAGCGCGATAGCACCGCCGAACAGCCACGCGAGGGCCTGCCAGAGCCGGCAAATCTCCAGGGGCCGTCGCCAGCGTCGGCGGCGAAGACTGTCAGGCGGATCGAGCCCGCTCGGGAACAGATGCTCGACAGGCCGAGGCTCGCATCTCTCGATCACCGCAACGCGGATGTAGTGCAGCACCTCGTCAGCGCGCGCGACGGCGCGGTCGAGCCAGCGCTGGACGGTGCGAAAACTGCCATGGGTCACCAGCTCGGGGACGGCCTCGTGCCCGCCGAGCAGGCTGCCGCCGTCGAGCCACGCCCAGAGCTTGAGCAGGACGACCAGCGTGCACGACCACACCTGCGCGGCGTCGTCCGGCGGCCGGCTGTGGACGGTGCGCCTGGCCCTCGGGTCGCGCCAGCGCTGCTTCCAGAGCCGGCGCCGGATCAGCTGCCCCGCCTCGAGCATCCACAACCATCGAGGGAAGTGGCCGTGACGATGCCAGCCGGTGCCGGGGCGCTCGCCGTCGTAGCACAGGTCGCCGTCCGGCAGGCGTGAGTACACCCCGCCAGCAACGAACAGGCTGCTCGCCACCACGCCGACAAGCTGCTCGTCGGTGAACGTCCCAGGCACGTCTCCCGGTATCGATCACCGGGACGCGGGACGCGAATTTGGGATGTCAGCCTCTTCAGGCGGGAGTGTTAGCCGGGATCAGACACCTGGCTGCCGCGCTGCCCGCTATGTCACCAGCCCCACTCTCTGCCGACGCCTCATCCGCCGGCGAGCTGGCATGCACTCCGATCGCGCAGGGCGACATCTCGTTTGACACAGTAGTGCTAGTAGCTCCGCACAGTGGTTTTGACCGGTTCGGCCTTCGCCTTGCTCCTCCCGCCGGGTCGCTTCTTCAGGATGGTGGGCCTGGCCTTGAACCGGGCGAGTGGACCTCTGGGGGTGCGCTTGCGCGGCTTCTTCACGATCGTCCTTGCAGCGGGAGCTAGCTCGAACGGCTGATTCGCGGCCGTCGTTTGGATAGACTCCGCCGCCGGAGACGTGGCGGAGGGCTCGACGACCGGGGTCGCGATGATCGGCCCTGCGGCGATCGGCTCCACGGCGGGGCTCCCGGAGATCGGGTCCGCCGCCGCCGGACTCTGGGTGGCCGACTCCAGCACCGGGCTCACGGCCATCGGTTCAACGGCCGGGCTCGCGATGTTCGACGCGGCCGGACTCGGGGCGCTTGTTTCGGCCGCTTCGACTGCGGAAGCGATCGGGCCGGGCAAGGCCGCTTTGGGGTAGGCGCGCCCCATCTTCTCGCGAGCCTTCTCCGTCGTGAAGGTCCACTCGATCGTGGCCTTCGCCTCATTTCGCTGGGTCTCCCACGCAGCAACTTCGGCCCGCAGCAGACCGACATCCTCGATCCGGCGGTCAAGGCACTGACCGCGGAGCACGCCGATCTCGATCTCCGCCATG
This portion of the bacterium genome encodes:
- a CDS encoding DDE-type integrase/transposase/recombinase, whose protein sequence is MADHYDDEDDPRRAMALCRYQIISAYLALEPGRGQKRPLLEKLASRTWLDPQGQPLTVAAETIRSWARRYREGGLAGLEDQVRSRRGATALTPEQVELVAQLKRDVPERSLDRLIHIAEETKLVEPGHVRRSTLHRTLRALGLSQTKARTPDAEDLDRFEAAAPNDLWQSDLLAGPWLPDPARPGKSRRAWLYAFLDDHSRLLLHGRFSFRGELPALELVFRRALQRWGTPRRVYYDNGKVYRSKHMRHIVATLGMHRPIFTRRKRPMGHGKIEALNRLIRSAFLAELKSSPRIRTLDALNEAFVAWSDVEYNRRPHGETGEQPLDRWRKALERIRFADDDKLRDAFLWREDRRPDKSGVFSLLGERYQTTLGRRRIEVRFDPETLAEIEVWLEGKFVERVRPFLVETHRRPKPKQAEPCVSAAPAAPTVDWLSHLVERRQKESFVEPSPRQIAESAVARRLRCDSEVTALLQKRLDPAVFDEAVVRSFLGRFGPFDPAAVAATLEDMFAHGARPDQHPSVLLETLLVRLRGARP